DNA from Methylobacterium currus:
GGCCTGAGCAACGTCCTGCGGGTGCTGGCCTTCGAGGAGCAGGGCGAGACCGGATCGCCCGGCCACCGCGAGCTCGGCATCATCGAGTTCGAGGTCGACGACCAGTCGGCGGAAGACCTCGCCATGGGGCTCGACCGGCTGAGGGCGCACCCAAAGATCTTCGACGTCGTGCAGATGCCGGTCTTCGGCAAGAAGGGCCGGATGATGACGCATGTCCGGGCGCTCGCCCGGGCCGACGCGATCGAGGAGGCGATCGAGGCCTGCTTCCGCGAGACCACCACGATCGGCCTGCGCCACCACACCGTCTCGGGAGCCGCGCTCACACGGCGGCTCGACACCGTCGCGGTGGCGGGCAGGACTGTCCGGGTGAAGAGCGTCGCGCGGCCGGGCGGGCGCACCGCCAAGGCCGAGGCCGACGACGCGCAGGCCACCGAGGGCCACGCCGCCCGCCAGGCCTTACGCCGGGAAGCCGAGCGCCTGGCTCTCGCGTTGCCGGAGAACGAAAGATGAGCGCGAGCCTCGCATCGGTCCTTGCCGGGCTCGGTCCGGTCGCCGTCGCGGTGAGCGGCGGGGTCGACAGCCTGACCCTGGCGACGATCGCGCATCGGACCGCGCCGGAGCCGCCCCTGATGGTCCACGCCGTGTCCCCCGCCGTGCCCGGCGAGGCGACCGAGCGGGTGCGGGCGGAGGCCGCCCGCGAGGGCTGGGACCTCAGGGTGATCGAGGCCGGCGAGTTCGCCGACCCGGCCTACCGCGACAACCCGGTCAACCGCTGCTTCTTCTGCAAGACCAACCTCTACGGGGCGATCCGGCGCGTGACCGGGCGCCCGATCGTGTCGGGCGCCAATCTCGACGACCTCGGCGAGTACCGCCCCGGCCTCGACGCCGCCCGCGAGCACGGGGTGCGCCACCCCTTCGTCGAGGCGTCCTTCAGCAAGGCGATGGTGCGGGCGCTCGCCCGCGACCTGGGCCTGGGCGCGGTGGCGGAGCTGCCCGCGGCGCCCTGCCTGTCGAGCCGGGTCGAGACCGGCATCCGCATCGAGCCCGAGACCCTGGCCTTCATCCACGCCGTCGAGCGGCTGGTCGGCGAGAACCTTGAGGTGACGGGTGCGAAGCGCGCCGTGCGCTGCCGGGTGCGTGCCGCCGGCATCGTGGTCGAGCTCGATTCCCAGAGCCTCGCCAGC
Protein-coding regions in this window:
- a CDS encoding adenine nucleotide alpha hydrolase; translation: MSASLASVLAGLGPVAVAVSGGVDSLTLATIAHRTAPEPPLMVHAVSPAVPGEATERVRAEAAREGWDLRVIEAGEFADPAYRDNPVNRCFFCKTNLYGAIRRVTGRPIVSGANLDDLGEYRPGLDAAREHGVRHPFVEASFSKAMVRALARDLGLGAVAELPAAPCLSSRVETGIRIEPETLAFIHAVERLVGENLEVTGAKRAVRCRVRAAGIVVELDSQSLASLPEAARITLGRRIAARAPARLSDAPVSFAPYRTGSAFLTGGAPR